A DNA window from Acetobacter aceti NBRC 14818 contains the following coding sequences:
- a CDS encoding Spy/CpxP family protein refolding chaperone, with translation MSRSSFLIAAMTVGALAVGQAHAQPPMGPHGCGHGGLPFLEGVNLTAKQKDSVKKIFKEGHEGMKALHKQEHDLHDQFEAIMLTPGKVDQAKLDALVTEQNALDAKENAARQATAVKVHDVLTAEQISAAKDRHDRIRALQDQIHAIEHADSKGDE, from the coding sequence ATGTCACGTAGTTCTTTTCTGATTGCTGCTATGACTGTTGGCGCACTGGCTGTGGGACAGGCTCATGCCCAGCCTCCCATGGGACCACATGGATGTGGCCACGGTGGACTTCCCTTTCTCGAGGGTGTGAACCTGACGGCGAAACAGAAAGATTCGGTCAAGAAAATCTTCAAGGAAGGCCATGAAGGCATGAAAGCCCTGCACAAGCAGGAGCATGACCTTCATGATCAGTTCGAAGCCATCATGCTGACACCGGGTAAGGTTGATCAGGCGAAGCTGGATGCGCTGGTAACGGAACAGAATGCTCTGGACGCGAAGGAAAATGCGGCAAGACAGGCGACAGCCGTCAAGGTGCATGACGTTCTGACGGCTGAGCAGATCTCTGCTGCAAAAGATCGTCATGACAGGATCCGTGCTCTGCAGGATCAGATTCATGCCATCGAGCATGCTGACAGCAAGGGTGACGAGTAA